A window from Kiloniellales bacterium encodes these proteins:
- a CDS encoding metallophosphoesterase, translating to MLEKLLGYFSKGEESAALVPGPEPIRVTKPVRIALGSGPIELVLGKKKLHLRPEIGVAAEQKSRTGDWILVDPERFYTEIAGFERLRSGDKILVGRANERLDKIFDFPKSVAKRHLTLENEEGQITIKPLDGETVTSVSAVEEKYEIGRLKDLNLKNLKLLREIFGGPIALLPPEEALATLEQAIKIFRDEPFRPKDSRGRPGGLLELPDKLAPVIVGDLHAEVDNLLKILSVGRYLDGLVSGEAMLILLGDTVHTQDLDALDEMDSSLLMLDLIFKLKIRFPTRVFWLRGNHESLDDSVGKIGVPQGLLLHQKAQARRGETYVERLAEFFELLPYVIKADDYLAVHAGPARSGGTRQECIDICDHPQLAWQLTWNRLQRPSRPAGYTKQDVKAFRAKLGAEKGLPLIVSHTPLSSEGTVWINAGDIKNHHVVYSANRDSLALFIRVGREMVPLEYPAEPLLEFANRMEAADTATQAGMPLLKQLHRV from the coding sequence ATGCTGGAGAAGCTTCTCGGCTATTTCTCGAAAGGCGAGGAGAGCGCCGCCCTGGTGCCGGGACCCGAGCCTATCCGCGTTACCAAGCCGGTTCGGATCGCCCTGGGTAGTGGACCGATAGAGCTTGTCCTCGGAAAGAAGAAACTCCACCTCCGGCCCGAAATCGGTGTTGCTGCCGAACAGAAATCGCGGACCGGGGATTGGATTCTGGTGGATCCCGAGCGGTTCTACACCGAGATCGCCGGCTTTGAACGCCTTCGGTCCGGCGACAAGATTCTGGTCGGCCGCGCCAACGAGCGCTTGGACAAGATCTTCGATTTCCCAAAGAGCGTCGCCAAACGTCATCTGACCTTGGAAAACGAGGAGGGGCAAATCACCATAAAGCCCTTGGACGGAGAAACGGTGACCTCTGTCTCCGCTGTCGAGGAGAAATACGAGATCGGCCGCCTCAAAGACCTCAATCTGAAGAACCTGAAGCTCCTGCGGGAGATCTTCGGCGGACCGATCGCGCTGCTGCCGCCGGAGGAGGCGCTGGCCACGCTCGAGCAGGCGATCAAGATCTTCCGCGACGAGCCCTTTCGGCCGAAGGACTCACGCGGGCGGCCCGGCGGCCTGTTGGAGCTTCCGGACAAGCTTGCCCCCGTAATCGTGGGCGATCTCCATGCGGAGGTGGACAATCTCCTCAAGATCTTGAGCGTTGGACGCTACCTGGACGGCTTGGTGAGCGGCGAGGCCATGCTGATCCTTCTCGGCGATACGGTTCACACCCAGGACCTCGATGCCCTGGATGAGATGGACTCGTCGCTCCTGATGTTGGATCTGATCTTCAAGCTCAAGATTCGCTTTCCGACGCGCGTGTTCTGGCTGCGCGGAAACCACGAGTCGCTGGACGACAGCGTCGGCAAGATCGGGGTGCCCCAGGGGCTTCTCCTGCATCAGAAGGCGCAGGCGCGCCGGGGCGAGACCTATGTCGAGCGGCTCGCAGAGTTTTTCGAACTCCTACCCTATGTGATCAAGGCCGATGACTACCTGGCGGTCCACGCCGGGCCGGCGCGTTCAGGCGGCACCCGGCAGGAGTGCATCGACATCTGCGATCATCCGCAGCTGGCCTGGCAGCTTACCTGGAACCGTCTGCAGCGCCCGAGCCGCCCGGCGGGCTATACCAAGCAGGACGTCAAGGCCTTCAGAGCCAAGCTGGGGGCGGAGAAGGGCTTGCCGCTGATCGTCTCCCACACGCCCCTGTCCTCGGAAGGTACGGTCTGGATCAATGCCGGGGACATCAAGAACCACCATGTGGTCTACAGCGCCAACCGGGACAGTTTGGCCCTATTCATCCGCGTCGGCCGAGAAATGGTTCCCCTCGAGTATCCGGCCGAGCCTCTTCTGGAGTTCGCAAACCGCATGGAAGCCGCTGACACGGCGACCCAGGCCGGGATGCCCCTTCTAAAACAGCTTCACCGGGTTTGA
- a CDS encoding inorganic phosphate transporter — MDIIAQHGTLLIGLAVVFGLYMTWGIGANDVANVMGTSVGSGAITVTTAIIIAAIFEFAGAALAGGHVTATIRKGIIDPSPIVNNPEILVFGMLGALLAAAVWLMVASTRGWPVSTTHSIVGAVVGFAIAGIGIDAVKWDKIGQIVASWVVSPVLGGTIAFILMISIRHLILNTDNPFRSAKRWGPVYVFLVGFIISLVTMFKGLKHLDLELTVPMSFLISVIIGLVIAGIGAAMINRVKVDRAADMDYHFASVEKVFVPMMLFTACGMAFAHGSNDVANGVGPLAAVYGLVQSGGEVAQKSELPIWILLLGGFGIVLGLATFGYRVMRTIGTKITELTPTRGFSATMAAAATVVLASRTGMPVSTTHIAVGAVMGVGLARGIGALDLRVIGGIVVSWIVTLPIGGVLSALFFFTLKGIFT; from the coding sequence ATGGATATCATTGCCCAGCACGGCACTCTACTGATCGGCCTTGCCGTAGTCTTTGGCCTCTACATGACTTGGGGCATCGGCGCCAACGACGTGGCTAACGTCATGGGAACGTCGGTCGGATCGGGGGCGATAACGGTCACGACGGCGATCATCATCGCCGCCATCTTCGAGTTTGCCGGCGCGGCTCTTGCCGGCGGTCACGTCACCGCGACGATCCGGAAGGGGATCATTGATCCCAGTCCGATCGTCAACAACCCGGAGATCCTGGTTTTCGGCATGCTGGGGGCGCTGCTCGCGGCCGCCGTCTGGCTGATGGTCGCCTCGACCCGCGGCTGGCCGGTCTCGACGACCCACTCGATCGTCGGCGCGGTGGTGGGATTCGCCATTGCCGGCATCGGCATCGACGCGGTGAAGTGGGACAAGATCGGGCAGATCGTCGCCAGCTGGGTGGTTTCACCCGTCCTCGGCGGCACCATCGCCTTCATCCTGATGATTTCGATCCGGCACCTCATTCTGAATACCGACAATCCCTTCCGGAGCGCCAAGAGGTGGGGGCCGGTTTACGTCTTTCTGGTCGGATTCATCATCTCCCTGGTGACCATGTTCAAGGGCCTCAAGCATCTCGATCTTGAGCTCACGGTGCCCATGAGCTTCCTGATCTCCGTGATTATCGGTCTCGTAATCGCGGGAATAGGCGCGGCCATGATCAATCGGGTCAAGGTCGATAGAGCGGCCGATATGGACTACCACTTCGCCAGCGTGGAGAAGGTCTTCGTGCCGATGATGCTCTTCACCGCCTGCGGTATGGCCTTTGCTCACGGCTCGAACGACGTCGCCAATGGCGTCGGACCGCTCGCCGCCGTCTATGGCCTGGTCCAATCGGGCGGGGAGGTCGCGCAGAAGTCCGAGCTGCCGATTTGGATCCTGCTGCTCGGCGGCTTCGGCATCGTGCTCGGCCTCGCGACCTTCGGCTACCGGGTCATGCGGACCATCGGCACGAAGATCACCGAACTGACCCCGACTCGCGGCTTCAGCGCGACCATGGCCGCCGCTGCAACCGTGGTTCTGGCCTCGCGCACAGGCATGCCGGTATCGACCACCCACATCGCCGTCGGCGCTGTGATGGGCGTCGGCTTGGCACGCGGCATCGGCGCGCTCGATCTTCGCGTCATCGGCGGGATCGTGGTGTCCTGGATCGTCACCCTGCCGATCGGCGGCGTGCTGTCGGCGCTGTTCTTCTTCACCCTGAAGGGGATCTTTACCTAG
- a CDS encoding TIGR00153 family protein, with translation MVTKSTLTSLFGRSPFKPMQEHIAVATQCAAQVPDLFEALAAGDQEKVTATKDRIFQLEGEADKIKNDLRAHLPKSLLLPVDRRDLLEVLDMQDSIADTAQDIAGLLFERPMEVPDNLKDPLLALTRRCVDACDQAVKIIGELDELVETGFRGRESDKVAEMVTELNKIETDTDHMGTELVRRLFAQEDEMKPVSVMFWYELIQWIGDLADYAEKVGNRLRLLLAR, from the coding sequence ATGGTCACAAAATCCACCTTAACCAGCCTGTTCGGACGCTCGCCCTTCAAGCCAATGCAGGAGCACATAGCGGTCGCGACGCAGTGCGCCGCGCAGGTGCCGGATCTGTTCGAGGCCTTGGCCGCCGGCGACCAGGAAAAGGTCACCGCCACCAAGGACCGCATCTTTCAACTCGAAGGAGAAGCGGACAAGATCAAGAACGACCTAAGAGCGCATCTGCCCAAGAGCCTCCTCCTGCCGGTCGACCGGCGCGATCTGCTGGAGGTCCTGGACATGCAGGACTCCATTGCGGACACCGCCCAAGACATCGCCGGGCTCTTGTTCGAACGGCCGATGGAGGTGCCGGACAATCTGAAAGATCCGCTGCTCGCCCTGACCCGCCGCTGCGTCGATGCCTGCGACCAGGCGGTCAAGATCATCGGCGAGTTGGACGAACTGGTGGAGACAGGATTCCGTGGTCGCGAATCGGACAAGGTGGCCGAGATGGTGACCGAACTGAACAAGATCGAGACCGATACGGACCACATGGGTACGGAACTCGTCCGCCGCCTCTTCGCCCAGGAAGACGAGATGAAGCCGGTGTCGGTCATGTTCTGGTACGAGCTCATTCAATGGATCGGCGATCTGGCGGACTACGCCGAGAAGGTCGGGAATCGGTTGCGCCTGCTACTCGCGCGCTAA
- a CDS encoding universal stress protein produces the protein MPRNIVALVDPDDEVSRRKALPTAIDHAKQTGARLYVLTVVPDGMYRMTAVAQVIPEDYEQKLTDEAEERLAAIIRDQAVEGLDVQPVVRLGSVYKEALTFARDVTAGLIVMGAHKPGMSDYLLGSNASQIVSHAKCSVWVIRD, from the coding sequence ATGCCTCGCAACATCGTTGCCCTCGTTGACCCTGATGACGAGGTCTCCCGGCGTAAGGCGCTGCCGACGGCGATCGACCATGCCAAACAGACCGGCGCGCGGCTCTACGTTCTGACCGTCGTGCCCGATGGCATGTACAGGATGACGGCGGTCGCGCAGGTCATCCCCGAGGACTATGAACAGAAGCTGACCGACGAGGCGGAAGAACGGCTGGCGGCGATCATTCGGGACCAAGCGGTGGAAGGACTCGATGTGCAGCCGGTCGTTCGTCTCGGCAGCGTCTACAAGGAGGCGCTGACCTTCGCGCGCGACGTCACCGCCGGTCTGATCGTCATGGGCGCCCACAAGCCAGGGATGTCGGACTACCTCTTGGGCTCCAACGCATCACAGATCGTGAGTCATGCCAAATGTTCGGTGTGGGTCATCCGCGATTGA
- a CDS encoding HAMP domain-containing protein, giving the protein MAYLLSKLRIGEKIALSFGLVGLLFLAVIWQYHGTLNRSLTDYRGLIEIHDARKDLLLEIQAGILEARRAEKNFLLHREEAFAAEVSDRVDAVLALTAELGQIDEEAALVAEEFATLIGIYRQRFEAIAEAWRRKGLDHNAGLQGAFRDAVHELEDLAGEFKVSSPYLQLLQVRRREKDLGLRREEAYRNQVFTLLGGLRQNVEDSELAPDTRASLLGELGAYEQSFEDYSQRVLAQEDIQGGKGPFREAAHRIEAILRAHYIPGMESNILQLRRREKDYLLRHDKQYVEMALREWQRIAEQVEGSDIAQEDKARLTALLDQYRRDFLALVDQNDRIDRLSSEMHEAVRQITPIVNSKVEAADRLEAEMTAKIEASSEASERYMLWIVLAATALGVFFAVAITRRITRPLRRMMGLLGRLADEDPTERIATRPGSRDEVDLMAESVNAIADHKAGLIRWWKDSMKARNLPTAS; this is encoded by the coding sequence ATGGCATATTTACTCAGCAAGTTGCGCATCGGCGAGAAGATCGCACTCAGCTTCGGTCTGGTCGGCTTGCTCTTTCTTGCAGTGATCTGGCAGTACCACGGCACGCTGAATCGCTCGCTCACGGATTATCGCGGGCTGATCGAGATCCATGATGCGAGAAAGGACCTCCTGCTCGAGATCCAGGCCGGCATTCTGGAAGCCCGTCGCGCGGAGAAGAACTTCCTTCTGCATCGCGAGGAAGCCTTCGCCGCGGAGGTCTCGGACCGTGTCGACGCTGTCCTCGCGTTGACGGCGGAATTGGGCCAAATCGACGAGGAAGCCGCCCTGGTCGCCGAGGAGTTTGCGACGCTGATCGGGATCTATCGTCAGCGCTTCGAGGCGATCGCCGAGGCGTGGCGCAGGAAGGGGCTGGATCACAACGCCGGCCTTCAGGGCGCCTTCCGCGATGCGGTCCACGAGCTGGAGGACCTGGCCGGAGAGTTCAAGGTCAGCAGCCCTTACCTGCAGCTGCTTCAGGTGCGCCGGAGAGAAAAGGACCTCGGCCTGAGACGCGAAGAGGCCTACCGCAACCAGGTCTTTACTCTCCTCGGAGGGCTCCGGCAGAACGTCGAAGACTCGGAGCTGGCGCCGGACACCAGGGCCTCTCTCCTCGGAGAGCTCGGCGCCTATGAGCAGAGCTTCGAAGATTACAGCCAAAGGGTCCTGGCGCAGGAGGACATCCAGGGGGGCAAGGGGCCGTTCCGGGAGGCCGCGCACCGGATCGAAGCAATCCTGCGGGCGCATTACATCCCCGGCATGGAGAGCAACATCCTGCAGCTCCGACGGCGCGAAAAGGACTACCTGCTCAGGCACGACAAGCAGTACGTCGAGATGGCGCTGCGTGAATGGCAGCGCATCGCCGAACAGGTCGAAGGCTCCGACATCGCGCAAGAGGACAAAGCCAGGCTGACGGCCCTGCTGGACCAATACCGCCGGGACTTCCTGGCGCTGGTTGACCAGAACGACCGGATCGACCGGCTGTCGAGCGAGATGCACGAAGCGGTTAGGCAGATAACACCGATCGTGAACAGCAAAGTCGAGGCAGCCGATCGATTGGAGGCCGAGATGACGGCGAAGATCGAGGCTTCATCGGAGGCCAGTGAGAGATACATGCTCTGGATCGTGCTGGCCGCGACGGCGCTAGGCGTGTTCTTCGCCGTGGCGATCACCCGCCGGATCACGCGACCTTTGCGCCGCATGATGGGCTTGCTCGGACGCCTGGCCGACGAGGATCCCACCGAGCGGATCGCGACGCGGCCCGGCAGCCGAGACGAAGTTGACCTTATGGCGGAGTCGGTGAACGCAATCGCCGATCACAAGGCCGGGCTGATCCGGTGGTGGAAGGACTCGATGAAGGCGCGCAATCTTCCAACGGCTTCCTGA
- a CDS encoding histidine phosphatase family protein, with amino-acid sequence MADSDFEFGTTPFYVLRHGETRESRDGILQGQSETELNAVGRKMAEGAAQSLSGVKLGSIYSSPLKRAWRTAFVVSVLTRVPVYPLPGLMERDWGGYEGMPKDQRPSSPNPEGAESLEEFTRRIVQAIESVPGPSPVLFVTHSGVFRIICQHIGIAMDRRISVQSGLVLRFDPPSGQRPKWRISVV; translated from the coding sequence TTGGCTGATAGCGATTTCGAGTTCGGCACCACGCCGTTCTACGTGCTGCGCCACGGCGAGACGCGCGAGAGCCGGGACGGCATCCTCCAGGGCCAGAGCGAAACCGAACTGAACGCAGTGGGCCGAAAAATGGCCGAAGGGGCGGCGCAAAGCCTCTCCGGAGTAAAGCTCGGATCGATCTACTCGAGCCCGCTCAAGCGCGCGTGGCGAACGGCCTTTGTCGTTTCCGTGCTGACGCGGGTTCCGGTCTATCCCTTGCCGGGCCTGATGGAGCGCGACTGGGGCGGATACGAAGGGATGCCCAAGGACCAGCGGCCGTCCTCGCCCAACCCCGAAGGCGCGGAGTCTCTGGAGGAATTCACACGACGCATTGTCCAGGCCATCGAATCGGTCCCAGGCCCGTCGCCGGTGCTCTTCGTCACGCACTCCGGCGTCTTTCGGATCATTTGCCAGCACATCGGCATTGCCATGGACCGGCGGATATCCGTTCAAAGCGGATTGGTTCTGAGATTCGATCCGCCGTCGGGACAGAGGCCGAAGTGGCGGATCAGCGTCGTCTAG
- a CDS encoding sodium ion-translocating decarboxylase subunit beta: protein MENIDLLDIFQGLATLKAAEPEVLVMRLFLIALGMLLIYLGRKGVLEALLMIPMGLGMTSVNAGVLFLGDGRPGNLFVDPLVTDVEQLVTVLQIDWLQPVYTLTFSNGLIACLVFMGIGALLDVGYVMARPFQSMFIALCAELGTVAVFPLAHAMGLSVADSAAVATIGGADGPMILFTALILSEELFVPITVVAYLYLGLTYGGYPYLIKLLVPRHIRGMKMPVEKVREVTAGEKILFCVVALAALCLLFPVAAPLFLSLFVGVVVRESGLTRYAELFSGPLLYGATFFLGLLLGVLCEASTILNPDVLILLLLGILALTISGIGGLIGGYVLYFATGRRFNPVIGIAGVSCLPTTAKVAQKCVAEVTPDAVVLPHALGASISGIITSAIFAGIFIAVVQ from the coding sequence GTGGAAAACATCGACCTTCTCGACATCTTCCAGGGCCTCGCCACCCTCAAGGCGGCCGAGCCCGAGGTCCTGGTCATGCGTCTCTTTCTCATCGCACTCGGCATGCTCTTGATCTACCTCGGCCGCAAGGGCGTCCTGGAAGCCCTTCTGATGATCCCCATGGGGCTCGGCATGACCAGCGTCAACGCCGGCGTTCTGTTCCTCGGGGACGGCAGACCGGGCAATCTCTTCGTCGACCCTCTGGTCACGGACGTCGAACAACTGGTGACGGTCCTGCAGATCGACTGGCTGCAGCCGGTCTATACCCTGACCTTTTCCAACGGCCTGATCGCCTGCCTCGTGTTCATGGGCATCGGCGCCCTGCTCGACGTCGGCTACGTGATGGCCAGGCCGTTCCAGAGCATGTTCATCGCGCTCTGCGCCGAACTCGGCACGGTCGCGGTCTTCCCCCTGGCCCACGCCATGGGCCTCTCGGTCGCCGATTCCGCCGCGGTCGCGACGATCGGCGGCGCCGACGGCCCGATGATTCTCTTCACCGCGCTGATTCTCTCCGAAGAGCTCTTCGTGCCCATCACCGTAGTCGCCTACCTCTATCTGGGCTTGACCTACGGGGGCTATCCCTACCTGATCAAGCTGCTGGTGCCGCGGCACATCCGGGGCATGAAGATGCCGGTGGAGAAGGTGCGGGAGGTGACGGCGGGTGAAAAGATCCTGTTCTGCGTCGTTGCGCTCGCGGCACTCTGCTTGCTGTTCCCGGTGGCGGCCCCGCTGTTCTTGTCGCTCTTCGTCGGGGTCGTGGTTCGCGAGAGCGGACTGACCCGCTACGCCGAGCTGTTCAGCGGCCCTCTGCTCTACGGCGCGACGTTCTTTCTCGGCCTCCTGTTGGGCGTGCTCTGCGAGGCCAGTACGATCCTGAATCCCGATGTCCTGATCCTTCTGCTGCTCGGGATCCTGGCGCTGACCATTTCCGGGATCGGCGGATTGATCGGCGGGTACGTTCTCTACTTCGCGACGGGGCGGCGCTTCAACCCGGTGATCGGGATCGCGGGAGTCAGCTGCCTGCCGACGACGGCCAAGGTGGCCCAGAAATGCGTGGCCGAAGTAACCCCAGATGCCGTCGTCTTGCCGCACGCGCTGGGCGCCAGTATCAGCGGCATTATCACCTCGGCGATCTTTGCCGGCATCTTTATCGCCGTCGTCCAGTGA
- a CDS encoding acetyl-CoA carboxylase biotin carboxyl carrier protein subunit, producing the protein MRRRFKISVDGHPYDVVVEEVETGPGTLYPDRGTMTAAPVAAETLPAAEPPAPTASAAGPGDVTSPMAGVVISVDVAPGDEVTDGMQVVSLESMKTKTVITAGRAGTVDAVAVAPGDPVEAGQLLLTIV; encoded by the coding sequence ATGCGAAGACGTTTCAAGATCAGTGTCGACGGCCATCCCTACGACGTCGTCGTCGAGGAGGTCGAAACCGGTCCCGGCACCCTCTACCCCGACCGCGGCACCATGACGGCGGCGCCGGTCGCTGCCGAAACCCTCCCGGCCGCGGAGCCGCCGGCCCCGACCGCCTCGGCTGCCGGTCCGGGCGACGTGACCAGCCCCATGGCCGGCGTCGTGATCTCGGTCGATGTCGCCCCGGGAGACGAGGTCACCGATGGCATGCAGGTCGTCAGCCTCGAGTCGATGAAGACCAAGACCGTCATCACCGCCGGTCGGGCCGGAACGGTGGATGCCGTCGCCGTCGCGCCCGGCGACCCGGTGGAAGCCGGCCAGTTGCTCCTGACCATCGTCTAG
- a CDS encoding acyl-CoA carboxylase subunit beta, translating to MTLTRRLAEELLERRQRLRAGGGTDKLMARRDKGLLAARERIEALCQPHTFQESGAHVHQAGYRFGQDEKALAADGVIVGTGYVDGRPVAVVSQDFTVAAGTLGKAHAMKIVEVMRFAKKIGAPLIAFKDSGGARIQEGVDALSGYGRVFYNNVLLSGVVPQIAIIAGPCAGGAAYSPALMDFIIMIEKQAHMFITGPEVIKAVTGRETTMDEIGGAAVHATVSGNVHLVAKDDRHAVALARELLGYLPSNNAEDPPHRPTVDMQLTPDEGMGQLLPADPAEPLDVRAVIDRLVDPGRFLEIHAGWARNLIVGFGRIEGMVVGLVANQPMVKAGALDIDASDKGSRFVRFCNVFNIPLVTLVDVPGFLPGVEQERGGIIRHGAKMLYSYAAATVPKLTVILRKAYGGSYLAMCALELGADFVYAWPSAEIAVMGAEGAVKILHRKELKEAEDPKAKAAQLAAAYRAEFASPYLSASHGYITDVIDPSETRWMLALALRKALTKRELRPPKKHGNSPL from the coding sequence ATGACTCTCACACGGCGTCTTGCCGAGGAATTGCTAGAGCGGCGTCAAAGGCTCCGTGCCGGCGGCGGAACGGATAAGCTGATGGCGCGCCGCGACAAGGGTCTGCTCGCGGCGCGCGAGCGGATCGAGGCGCTTTGCCAGCCCCACACCTTTCAGGAATCCGGCGCTCATGTGCACCAGGCCGGCTATCGCTTCGGACAGGACGAGAAGGCTCTCGCCGCCGACGGCGTGATCGTCGGAACCGGCTATGTCGACGGACGCCCGGTCGCCGTGGTCAGCCAGGATTTCACGGTGGCGGCCGGCACCCTCGGCAAGGCCCACGCCATGAAGATCGTCGAGGTGATGCGCTTCGCCAAGAAGATCGGCGCGCCCTTAATCGCCTTCAAGGATTCCGGCGGCGCCCGCATTCAGGAGGGGGTCGACGCGCTCTCGGGCTATGGCCGGGTGTTCTACAACAACGTGCTGCTTTCCGGCGTGGTGCCTCAGATCGCGATCATCGCGGGCCCCTGCGCGGGCGGCGCCGCCTATTCGCCGGCCCTGATGGACTTCATCATCATGATCGAGAAGCAGGCCCACATGTTCATCACCGGGCCCGAGGTCATCAAGGCGGTCACCGGGCGCGAGACCACCATGGACGAAATCGGCGGCGCCGCGGTCCACGCGACCGTGAGCGGCAACGTGCACCTGGTCGCCAAGGACGACCGGCACGCCGTCGCGCTGGCCCGCGAGCTGCTCGGCTACCTGCCCTCGAACAACGCCGAGGATCCGCCGCACCGCCCGACGGTCGACATGCAGCTCACCCCCGACGAAGGCATGGGACAGCTCCTGCCCGCAGATCCCGCCGAACCTCTCGACGTGCGCGCGGTGATCGACCGCCTGGTCGATCCGGGCCGGTTCCTGGAGATTCATGCCGGCTGGGCGCGCAATCTGATCGTCGGTTTCGGACGCATCGAGGGCATGGTGGTGGGGCTCGTCGCCAACCAGCCGATGGTCAAGGCCGGCGCACTCGACATCGACGCCTCCGACAAGGGCTCGCGGTTCGTTCGCTTCTGCAACGTCTTCAACATCCCCCTGGTCACGCTGGTCGACGTGCCGGGCTTCCTGCCGGGTGTCGAGCAGGAACGCGGCGGCATCATCCGCCACGGCGCCAAGATGCTTTACTCCTATGCCGCCGCGACGGTGCCCAAGCTTACGGTGATCCTGCGCAAGGCCTACGGCGGGTCCTACCTCGCCATGTGCGCCCTCGAGCTGGGCGCGGACTTCGTCTACGCCTGGCCGAGCGCCGAAATAGCCGTGATGGGCGCGGAGGGCGCGGTGAAGATCCTCCACCGCAAGGAGCTCAAGGAAGCCGAGGACCCGAAAGCCAAGGCCGCCCAGCTCGCCGCCGCCTATCGCGCCGAGTTTGCCTCGCCCTATCTTTCCGCGTCCCACGGCTACATCACCGACGTGATCGATCCCTCGGAAACGCGCTGGATGCTTGCCCTGGCGCTGCGCAAGGCGCTTACCAAGCGCGAGCTTCGCCCGCCCAAGAAGCATGGCAATTCACCACTCTAG
- a CDS encoding NUDIX hydrolase, whose protein sequence is MERRPSWHYVQSAVVPFRRQGDGFEVLLITSRKGTHWVLPKGIVEPGMTAADSAAKEAWEEAGIEGNVIAQSLGWYSYDKWHGTCAVEVFPMEVTTELTDWPEAETRRREWLSLNQAAERLDHEHLRAILGSLPDALDSGV, encoded by the coding sequence ATGGAGCGACGCCCGAGCTGGCACTACGTTCAATCGGCTGTCGTGCCTTTTCGTCGGCAAGGCGACGGCTTCGAGGTTTTGCTCATAACGTCACGCAAGGGAACTCACTGGGTTCTGCCGAAAGGAATCGTCGAGCCCGGCATGACCGCCGCGGATTCCGCGGCGAAGGAAGCCTGGGAAGAGGCGGGTATCGAGGGCAATGTCATCGCCCAGAGCCTCGGCTGGTATAGCTACGACAAGTGGCACGGCACCTGCGCGGTCGAGGTCTTTCCCATGGAGGTCACGACCGAACTGACGGATTGGCCCGAAGCCGAAACCCGGCGCAGAGAGTGGCTTTCCCTCAATCAGGCGGCTGAGCGACTGGACCACGAGCACCTGCGAGCGATTCTCGGCAGCTTGCCCGATGCCCTGGATTCCGGGGTCTAA
- a CDS encoding pentapeptide repeat-containing protein, with the protein MSETDKPGAERPVPPAQAAQTAAEKRPAPRPPAPDGRPARPPIAIKQQHSTFEVALVSVQALTAAVTMVIALVGAVYVQDEYHDRRQARMTRAWTLLYNTREELFHNVGQVEALQSLHESGANLREIDMSTRYLQGIVLNGASLYRATFQSSKMMEADLQGADLRQSSLSRTNLTRADLSGADLTDALLTGTNLTGARLARARLGGALLSGATLSGADLTGVRGLTADQIGETCADPADPPALPNGLPLPPAC; encoded by the coding sequence ATGAGCGAAACCGACAAGCCTGGCGCGGAAAGGCCGGTACCGCCGGCCCAAGCGGCGCAAACGGCTGCCGAGAAGCGGCCCGCGCCGCGGCCGCCGGCGCCTGACGGGCGGCCCGCTCGCCCGCCGATCGCCATAAAGCAGCAGCACAGCACCTTCGAGGTCGCGCTGGTCTCGGTCCAGGCCCTGACTGCGGCAGTCACCATGGTGATCGCCCTGGTCGGCGCGGTCTACGTCCAGGACGAGTACCACGACCGCCGCCAGGCGCGCATGACCCGGGCCTGGACCCTGCTCTACAACACCCGCGAGGAGCTGTTCCACAACGTGGGCCAGGTCGAGGCCCTGCAGTCGTTGCACGAGTCGGGCGCCAACCTGCGCGAGATCGACATGTCGACCCGCTACCTCCAGGGGATCGTCCTGAACGGCGCGAGCCTCTACCGCGCGACCTTCCAGAGCAGCAAGATGATGGAAGCGGACCTGCAGGGCGCCGACCTCCGGCAGTCCTCGCTCTCGCGCACCAACCTGACCAGGGCCGATCTCAGCGGCGCCGACCTTACCGACGCGCTGCTGACCGGGACCAACCTGACCGGCGCCCGGCTCGCCCGGGCCCGCTTGGGCGGCGCCCTGCTGTCGGGCGCGACCCTGAGCGGCGCCGACCTGACCGGCGTCCGGGGCTTGACCGCGGACCAGATCGGCGAGACCTGCGCAGACCCGGCCGACCCGCCGGCCCTGCCCAACGGCCTCCCCCTGCCGCCGGCCTGCTAG